One genomic window of Etheostoma spectabile isolate EspeVRDwgs_2016 chromosome 7, UIUC_Espe_1.0, whole genome shotgun sequence includes the following:
- the b4galt3 gene encoding beta-1,4-galactosyltransferase 3 isoform X3, with protein MACYGRSLDSPCTLALLVGFQFAFVLYFSLGGFRGLVSVLVHTTEPEFDYSRPHDVYTNLSHLGVPPPPPRNSGTGPPATGPPLRDCQIPSPLLVGPVSVHLFSPLSMEEIRQRNPLVLPGGRYRPPDCEPRHHTAIVVPYRNRQTHLRALLYHLHPFLQRQQIHYSIYIVQQWGNGTFNRAKLLNVGVREALRDEDWSCIFLHDVDLLPENDHNTYTCHKQFPTHLSVAMDKFKYRLPYPQYFGGVSAVTPDQYMKMNGFPNQYWGWGGEDDDIAARVRLSGMKIMRPPVAIGHYKMIKHKGDRGNEQNPRRFDLLKRTRLNWRSDGLNSLTYELLSRELEPLYTNLTVDIGEDPRLPQRKVPSPLKTTTPVNQRSTGKTGGPAKQEKRQESKVANMTVAKPAGEPAQSKASNQTTQEKKDIASRKQPICCQQTCSFIQFAPIKLLLSVRPTTRWVCVCVPSLLYVHFIDWYSCF; from the exons ATGGCTTGCTACGGACGCTCTCTGGACTCCCCGTGCACACTAGCCTTGCTGGTGGGCTTCCAGTTTGCCTTTGTTCTCTATTTCTCCCTTGGGGGCTTCAGAGGCCTGGTGTCTGTCCTGGTGCACACCACAGAGCCGGAGTTTGATTACTCTCGACCTCACGACGTTTATACCAACCTCAGTCATCTGGGAGTACCGCCTCCCCCGCCTCGCAACTCTGGCACTGGACCCCCTGCCACAGGACCACCACTGAGAGACTGCCAGATCCCTTCCCCACTGCTGG TTGGACCTGTGTCTGTccatcttttctctcctctgtctatGGAGGAGATTAGACAGAGGAACCCGTTAGTGTTGCCAGGCGGACGCTACCGACCTCCAGACTGTGAGCCCCGCCACCACACGGCTATAGTGGTACCATACCGGAACCGGCAGACCCACCTTCGTGCCCTCCTCTACCACCTCCACCCCTTCCTGCAAAGACAGCAGATCCACTACAGCATATATATAGTACAGCAG TGGGGGAACGGTACTTTTAACCGAGCCAAGTTGCTGAATGTTGGGGTGCGGGAGGCCCTCAGAGATGAAGACTGGAGCTGCATCTTCCTGCACGATGTTGACCTGCTGCCCGAGAATGACCATAACACTTATACCTGCCACAAACAGTTCCCCACACACCTGTCTGTGGCCATGGACAAGTTCAAATACAG GCTGCCGTACCCACAGTATTTTGGCGGGGTTTCTGCCGTGACCCCAGACCAGTACATGAAGATGAACGGCTTCCCTAACCAGTACTGGGGCTGGGGTGGAGAGGATGATGACATTGCTGCCAG AGTTCGTCTATCTGGCATGAAGATCATGCGCCCTCCAGTGGCCATTGGTCATTACAAGATGATCAAGCATAAAGGAGACAGAGGCAATGAACAAAACCCACGCAG ATTTGACCTTCTGAAAAGGACCAGACTCAACTGGCGCTCTGACGGCCTCAACTCTCTGACCTACGAGCTCCTTTCCAGAGAGCTGGAGCCTCTCTACACCAACCTCACCGTCGACATTGGAGAAGATCCTCGACTGCCCCAGAGGAAAGTACCCTCCCCTCTGAAAACAACAACCCCTGTCAACCAACGTAGCACCGGCAAGACCGGAGGCCCAGCCAAACAGGAGAAGAGGCAAGAGAGCAAAGTGGCAAACATGACTGTGGCCAAGCCGGCTGGTGAACCTGCCCAATCAAAGGCATCaaatcaaacaacacaggagaaGAAAG ACATTGCAAGTCGTAAGCAACCCATCTGCTGCCAGCAGACCTGCAGCTTCATCCAGTTTGCTCCTataaaactgctgctgtcagtCCGCCCCACTACACGgtgggtttgtgtttgtgtgccttcTCTCTTATATGTGCATTTTATAGACTGGTATAGTTGCTTTTAG
- the b4galt3 gene encoding beta-1,4-galactosyltransferase 3 isoform X2 → MRKCTLPSSTSEPALSAAPFPSSPSAYTHPRGLVSVLVHTTEPEFDYSRPHDVYTNLSHLGVPPPPPRNSGTGPPATGPPLRDCQIPSPLLVGPVSVHLFSPLSMEEIRQRNPLVLPGGRYRPPDCEPRHHTAIVVPYRNRQTHLRALLYHLHPFLQRQQIHYSIYIVQQWGNGTFNRAKLLNVGVREALRDEDWSCIFLHDVDLLPENDHNTYTCHKQFPTHLSVAMDKFKYRLPYPQYFGGVSAVTPDQYMKMNGFPNQYWGWGGEDDDIAARVRLSGMKIMRPPVAIGHYKMIKHKGDRGNEQNPRRFDLLKRTRLNWRSDGLNSLTYELLSRELEPLYTNLTVDIGEDPRLPQRKVPSPLKTTTPVNQRSTGKTGGPAKQEKRQESKVANMTVAKPAGEPAQSKASNQTTQEKKGVVK, encoded by the exons ATGAGAAAATGCACACTTCCCTCCAGCACGTCTGAGCCTGCACTCAGCGCTGcccccttcccctcctctccttctgcATATACTCACCCCAG AGGCCTGGTGTCTGTCCTGGTGCACACCACAGAGCCGGAGTTTGATTACTCTCGACCTCACGACGTTTATACCAACCTCAGTCATCTGGGAGTACCGCCTCCCCCGCCTCGCAACTCTGGCACTGGACCCCCTGCCACAGGACCACCACTGAGAGACTGCCAGATCCCTTCCCCACTGCTGG TTGGACCTGTGTCTGTccatcttttctctcctctgtctatGGAGGAGATTAGACAGAGGAACCCGTTAGTGTTGCCAGGCGGACGCTACCGACCTCCAGACTGTGAGCCCCGCCACCACACGGCTATAGTGGTACCATACCGGAACCGGCAGACCCACCTTCGTGCCCTCCTCTACCACCTCCACCCCTTCCTGCAAAGACAGCAGATCCACTACAGCATATATATAGTACAGCAG TGGGGGAACGGTACTTTTAACCGAGCCAAGTTGCTGAATGTTGGGGTGCGGGAGGCCCTCAGAGATGAAGACTGGAGCTGCATCTTCCTGCACGATGTTGACCTGCTGCCCGAGAATGACCATAACACTTATACCTGCCACAAACAGTTCCCCACACACCTGTCTGTGGCCATGGACAAGTTCAAATACAG GCTGCCGTACCCACAGTATTTTGGCGGGGTTTCTGCCGTGACCCCAGACCAGTACATGAAGATGAACGGCTTCCCTAACCAGTACTGGGGCTGGGGTGGAGAGGATGATGACATTGCTGCCAG AGTTCGTCTATCTGGCATGAAGATCATGCGCCCTCCAGTGGCCATTGGTCATTACAAGATGATCAAGCATAAAGGAGACAGAGGCAATGAACAAAACCCACGCAG ATTTGACCTTCTGAAAAGGACCAGACTCAACTGGCGCTCTGACGGCCTCAACTCTCTGACCTACGAGCTCCTTTCCAGAGAGCTGGAGCCTCTCTACACCAACCTCACCGTCGACATTGGAGAAGATCCTCGACTGCCCCAGAGGAAAGTACCCTCCCCTCTGAAAACAACAACCCCTGTCAACCAACGTAGCACCGGCAAGACCGGAGGCCCAGCCAAACAGGAGAAGAGGCAAGAGAGCAAAGTGGCAAACATGACTGTGGCCAAGCCGGCTGGTGAACCTGCCCAATCAAAGGCATCaaatcaaacaacacaggagaaGAAAGGTGTGGTGAAATAG
- the b4galt3 gene encoding beta-1,4-galactosyltransferase 3 isoform X1: MACYGRSLDSPCTLALLVGFQFAFVLYFSLGGFRGLVSVLVHTTEPEFDYSRPHDVYTNLSHLGVPPPPPRNSGTGPPATGPPLRDCQIPSPLLVGPVSVHLFSPLSMEEIRQRNPLVLPGGRYRPPDCEPRHHTAIVVPYRNRQTHLRALLYHLHPFLQRQQIHYSIYIVQQWGNGTFNRAKLLNVGVREALRDEDWSCIFLHDVDLLPENDHNTYTCHKQFPTHLSVAMDKFKYRLPYPQYFGGVSAVTPDQYMKMNGFPNQYWGWGGEDDDIAARVRLSGMKIMRPPVAIGHYKMIKHKGDRGNEQNPRRFDLLKRTRLNWRSDGLNSLTYELLSRELEPLYTNLTVDIGEDPRLPQRKVPSPLKTTTPVNQRSTGKTGGPAKQEKRQESKVANMTVAKPAGEPAQSKASNQTTQEKKGVVK; the protein is encoded by the exons ATGGCTTGCTACGGACGCTCTCTGGACTCCCCGTGCACACTAGCCTTGCTGGTGGGCTTCCAGTTTGCCTTTGTTCTCTATTTCTCCCTTGGGGGCTTCAGAGGCCTGGTGTCTGTCCTGGTGCACACCACAGAGCCGGAGTTTGATTACTCTCGACCTCACGACGTTTATACCAACCTCAGTCATCTGGGAGTACCGCCTCCCCCGCCTCGCAACTCTGGCACTGGACCCCCTGCCACAGGACCACCACTGAGAGACTGCCAGATCCCTTCCCCACTGCTGG TTGGACCTGTGTCTGTccatcttttctctcctctgtctatGGAGGAGATTAGACAGAGGAACCCGTTAGTGTTGCCAGGCGGACGCTACCGACCTCCAGACTGTGAGCCCCGCCACCACACGGCTATAGTGGTACCATACCGGAACCGGCAGACCCACCTTCGTGCCCTCCTCTACCACCTCCACCCCTTCCTGCAAAGACAGCAGATCCACTACAGCATATATATAGTACAGCAG TGGGGGAACGGTACTTTTAACCGAGCCAAGTTGCTGAATGTTGGGGTGCGGGAGGCCCTCAGAGATGAAGACTGGAGCTGCATCTTCCTGCACGATGTTGACCTGCTGCCCGAGAATGACCATAACACTTATACCTGCCACAAACAGTTCCCCACACACCTGTCTGTGGCCATGGACAAGTTCAAATACAG GCTGCCGTACCCACAGTATTTTGGCGGGGTTTCTGCCGTGACCCCAGACCAGTACATGAAGATGAACGGCTTCCCTAACCAGTACTGGGGCTGGGGTGGAGAGGATGATGACATTGCTGCCAG AGTTCGTCTATCTGGCATGAAGATCATGCGCCCTCCAGTGGCCATTGGTCATTACAAGATGATCAAGCATAAAGGAGACAGAGGCAATGAACAAAACCCACGCAG ATTTGACCTTCTGAAAAGGACCAGACTCAACTGGCGCTCTGACGGCCTCAACTCTCTGACCTACGAGCTCCTTTCCAGAGAGCTGGAGCCTCTCTACACCAACCTCACCGTCGACATTGGAGAAGATCCTCGACTGCCCCAGAGGAAAGTACCCTCCCCTCTGAAAACAACAACCCCTGTCAACCAACGTAGCACCGGCAAGACCGGAGGCCCAGCCAAACAGGAGAAGAGGCAAGAGAGCAAAGTGGCAAACATGACTGTGGCCAAGCCGGCTGGTGAACCTGCCCAATCAAAGGCATCaaatcaaacaacacaggagaaGAAAGGTGTGGTGAAATAG